A DNA window from Paenibacillus sp. HWE-109 contains the following coding sequences:
- a CDS encoding NHL domain-containing protein, which yields MKPLKHIFVSSLIAATFLGGSSALAAGLSADALLSSNGQILSDVSTIAGIGDFEDHNGAALSAAFRAPGSVVQLADGSILVADTRNHQIRKITGGTVTTFAGPELIVSKNSNGFPTGGLLDGKANEAFFNEPTGLAVDAKGNVYVADSGNNAIRRIDTNGQVTTLAGNGVLGNKDGKGTSASFNHPTDVAVTADGIVYVADSLNHVIRKIAADGSVSTLNATTGRAIEIRPGEASFAGEYQDGSLATAKFNEPSGLALDSKGNLYVSDTGNQRIRYIDLKAGTVSTLAGSTSGGALYAKNELYASGDYADGDALKAKFDFPKGLAVTSEGGVLIADSLNHAVRYLLNGKVTTIAGTVKTGESDGVEQAAEFYRPSDVLVTAQGNIVVADSLNNKVRKIAPYQLPTNIGNDKQVKVVSGSSLISFDAQPEFQDGRTMVPVRAISKTFGYEVKYAEQAGKSIVQLTKGDVTIELTIGEKSISRKDAGHNTSATIETDVSPYVKQGRTYVPVRFFAEQIGLDVQWDAPHQTAILRTKSYQK from the coding sequence ATGAAACCACTCAAACATATATTCGTTTCATCTCTCATAGCGGCAACCTTTCTTGGAGGTTCGTCGGCTTTGGCAGCAGGATTGTCTGCTGATGCTCTTCTTTCAAGCAATGGCCAAATTCTTTCGGATGTATCCACAATCGCGGGAATTGGCGATTTCGAAGATCACAATGGAGCTGCGTTAAGCGCTGCTTTTCGGGCTCCAGGCAGTGTCGTGCAATTGGCAGACGGCAGTATTCTAGTTGCAGACACTCGCAATCATCAGATTCGCAAAATAACTGGTGGAACTGTTACGACTTTTGCAGGTCCTGAACTTATTGTCTCGAAGAACAGCAATGGCTTCCCGACAGGAGGGTTGCTGGACGGTAAAGCAAACGAAGCATTTTTTAACGAACCGACGGGATTAGCTGTTGATGCCAAAGGGAATGTCTATGTAGCCGATTCAGGCAACAATGCCATTCGTAGAATCGATACGAACGGGCAAGTGACGACACTGGCTGGTAATGGTGTCTTAGGAAACAAAGACGGCAAGGGCACCTCAGCAAGCTTCAATCACCCAACGGATGTAGCGGTAACTGCGGACGGGATCGTGTACGTCGCTGATTCTTTGAATCATGTGATTCGTAAAATTGCCGCGGATGGCAGTGTGTCCACGTTGAACGCTACTACTGGACGTGCTATCGAGATTCGTCCAGGCGAAGCATCTTTTGCCGGGGAATATCAAGATGGCAGCTTGGCAACAGCGAAATTCAATGAGCCGAGCGGATTAGCTTTGGATAGTAAAGGGAATCTGTATGTAAGTGATACAGGGAACCAACGCATTCGTTACATTGACTTAAAAGCAGGGACAGTAAGTACACTTGCGGGTTCAACCTCAGGGGGTGCATTGTACGCCAAAAATGAATTATATGCGTCTGGTGATTATGCTGATGGCGATGCACTCAAAGCGAAGTTTGATTTTCCTAAAGGCCTAGCTGTAACCTCCGAAGGCGGGGTACTTATAGCAGACAGCCTTAACCATGCGGTGCGTTATTTGCTAAATGGAAAGGTAACTACCATCGCGGGCACTGTCAAGACAGGTGAGTCAGATGGTGTGGAACAGGCTGCGGAATTTTATCGTCCAAGTGATGTCCTTGTAACGGCTCAGGGGAATATCGTCGTTGCCGATTCTTTGAATAATAAAGTTCGCAAAATTGCTCCTTATCAATTGCCAACGAATATCGGAAACGATAAGCAAGTGAAGGTTGTCAGCGGATCGAGCTTGATTTCTTTCGATGCCCAGCCTGAGTTTCAGGATGGTCGTACCATGGTTCCGGTTCGCGCTATAAGCAAGACATTCGGCTATGAGGTTAAGTATGCGGAGCAAGCGGGGAAATCAATCGTGCAACTCACCAAAGGTGATGTGACGATCGAATTAACAATTGGAGAAAAGAGCATTAGCCGCAAGGACGCCGGTCACAACACGTCTGCGACCATAGAAACGGATGTTTCGCCTTACGTGAAACAAGGCCGTACGTATGTGCCAGTTAGATTCTTTGCGGAACAAATTGGTCTGGATGTACAGTGGGATGCACCGCATCAGACAGCCATTTTACGCACCAAATCTTATCAGAAGTAA
- a CDS encoding FecR family protein: protein MELSKKSSVSLFLSFCLVFSLISVLLVKPVDAKTVRVAVVASLSGDVTIKKGGGSKSYDAYESMSLNQGDTVYTGEGSSVTLNLSNGDSEITLGANSEVNVSDLSSSDGSKKSKLKVWAGSMWVKVKSLAGSNDEFEVETPTAVMGVRGTQFFVGVDPVTGKIKMAVGAGNVSASTVTTNADSTQSFSITYLYPTQQISMDSRDETKDLSLKVEFIDIDKFIEEASPEVIQELIKSKAEIDKENDAFIAKKSKEIADGKFVDDQTSLVIKDQAELDKVKQNLDNLIGNIAKKAVADKKIDKDDMNKIIDEANKKISDENRKLDLNKVKELDKTAGVDAEKEKQKLIELQKLESEKLKKKQEEAKKLDEIKKKLAAALKAMEDEKARLAAANKAAQEKQTADAEVILKNGNKAPETTTGGPGTGSGSDPGSGSEPTVIPAVSLGATLDPNSSNFNLDIYLSDFVNANDIYGVEVHLLYGFGGANYGNAPTINGEIFNSATSADNVSEHIDANNVELIYTVTNFGSQPNNISVVGKKKLASIPMYGAGTHTIKVGKIVAVRKNGSSVQTVAVPYTINPFVTFTANNPRP, encoded by the coding sequence ATGGAACTATCCAAGAAATCATCTGTATCTTTATTTTTAAGTTTTTGTCTCGTTTTTAGTTTGATTTCGGTTTTGCTGGTGAAACCGGTTGATGCCAAAACTGTTCGCGTTGCTGTTGTAGCTTCGCTGTCCGGGGATGTTACGATCAAAAAAGGCGGAGGATCCAAGTCCTACGATGCTTACGAAAGTATGAGTCTTAATCAAGGGGATACGGTGTATACAGGCGAAGGTTCAAGCGTGACGCTTAACTTAAGCAACGGGGATTCGGAGATTACTCTTGGGGCTAACTCCGAGGTGAACGTATCTGATCTGAGTTCTTCGGATGGCAGCAAAAAGTCCAAGCTTAAAGTGTGGGCTGGCTCCATGTGGGTGAAGGTCAAATCATTGGCTGGATCAAATGACGAGTTTGAAGTTGAAACGCCAACGGCCGTCATGGGCGTACGGGGCACTCAGTTTTTCGTAGGTGTTGATCCAGTCACGGGCAAAATCAAAATGGCTGTAGGCGCAGGGAACGTTTCGGCTTCTACGGTAACAACCAATGCTGATTCAACACAATCGTTTTCAATTACATATCTGTATCCGACCCAACAAATCTCTATGGATTCCAGAGATGAAACCAAAGATCTATCCTTGAAAGTAGAATTTATAGATATTGATAAATTTATTGAAGAGGCTTCACCTGAAGTGATTCAAGAGCTAATTAAAAGTAAAGCAGAGATTGATAAAGAAAATGATGCTTTCATTGCCAAGAAATCCAAGGAAATCGCAGACGGCAAGTTTGTTGATGATCAGACATCTTTAGTTATCAAAGATCAGGCAGAGCTCGATAAAGTGAAGCAAAATTTAGATAACTTGATTGGCAATATCGCGAAAAAGGCGGTTGCCGATAAAAAGATTGATAAAGATGATATGAATAAAATCATTGATGAAGCGAATAAAAAAATCAGTGATGAAAATAGAAAGCTGGATTTGAACAAAGTCAAAGAGTTGGACAAAACGGCGGGTGTTGATGCAGAGAAAGAAAAGCAAAAATTAATTGAGCTTCAAAAGCTTGAATCCGAAAAGTTGAAGAAGAAACAAGAGGAAGCGAAGAAGCTAGATGAGATCAAGAAGAAACTGGCAGCTGCGCTTAAAGCGATGGAAGACGAGAAAGCGAGATTAGCAGCTGCGAATAAAGCGGCACAAGAGAAGCAGACCGCGGATGCTGAAGTGATCTTGAAGAATGGGAATAAAGCGCCTGAAACAACTACTGGGGGTCCAGGAACTGGTTCTGGTTCTGATCCTGGATCTGGTTCGGAACCAACTGTGATTCCGGCAGTCAGTTTAGGGGCTACGTTAGATCCAAACTCTTCCAATTTTAATTTGGATATTTATTTAAGTGATTTCGTTAATGCGAATGATATTTATGGCGTAGAAGTTCATTTGCTTTATGGCTTTGGTGGTGCGAACTATGGAAATGCGCCAACGATTAATGGTGAAATATTTAACAGCGCTACTAGCGCAGATAATGTTAGTGAGCACATAGATGCTAATAACGTTGAACTCATTTACACGGTAACCAATTTCGGAAGTCAGCCCAATAATATTTCGGTTGTCGGCAAGAAGAAACTAGCATCGATCCCGATGTATGGTGCAGGGACACACACCATTAAGGTTGGTAAAATTGTAGCTGTTCGCAAAAATGGCAGTTCTGTTCAGACTGTTGCTGTTCCGTACACCATCAACCCATTTGTTACTTTTACGGCAAATAATCCACGTCCCTAA
- a CDS encoding L,D-transpeptidase, whose translation MAWYLLGREYAAQGKEGKAAYCFAQSGEIYEAFERQKITIEGPLPTYPPNGAKKDIQAPAKGKSSGKGKWLPAMILLLLLAVPAAMDLAKDNVPGSLNTKNTSKSASSEAASTPIPQQETGGDSSNGVKLYLSEGNWGKKLQQVLASRSSGAGESVIMEPTLSTDGRWQEWNKSVKPLVSVESKSTGDGKASLAYYQSQICSCQVADSTSLIPTITKWMSEREQAIVLQSAVQAYQKRTGAMPEKPEQLTQPYPNNLLPGLTPDMQEAFPQVVSKLNESAKAGKPQDIKQVPEAGESAQQPAKEQVTSANSSPKSSADPLREPLRIVIDTDKHQLALVSGNYIIRSYPVGLGGEKTPQGEFVISEKVRNPNGKSNGEFGSRGMTLSDTLYAIHGTNKPSSIGKDESHGCVRMQQADVEELFNMVPHETKVTIGKGVLPPDSEGGSSPGAGGPGSGAGRGKPDQSFNLPLQTKEENPGKKYKWLD comes from the coding sequence ATGGCGTGGTATTTGCTTGGTCGAGAATATGCGGCACAAGGGAAAGAAGGCAAGGCAGCCTACTGTTTTGCCCAGTCTGGGGAGATTTACGAGGCTTTTGAGCGGCAAAAGATAACGATTGAAGGTCCGCTTCCTACCTATCCTCCAAACGGCGCAAAAAAAGATATTCAGGCTCCTGCTAAGGGGAAATCAAGCGGCAAAGGAAAATGGCTGCCCGCGATGATCCTCTTATTGCTGCTAGCCGTGCCCGCCGCGATGGATTTGGCCAAGGATAATGTTCCAGGTAGTCTGAATACGAAGAATACGAGCAAATCAGCCTCTTCAGAGGCGGCTTCAACGCCAATTCCCCAGCAGGAAACTGGAGGCGATAGTTCCAATGGTGTGAAGTTATATTTGTCAGAAGGAAATTGGGGCAAGAAGCTCCAGCAAGTTCTTGCCTCCAGAAGTTCGGGAGCAGGGGAGTCTGTCATTATGGAACCCACTCTAAGCACGGACGGCAGATGGCAAGAATGGAATAAGTCTGTCAAACCTTTGGTCAGCGTAGAATCCAAGAGTACAGGCGATGGCAAGGCTTCACTAGCCTATTACCAATCTCAAATTTGTTCCTGTCAAGTTGCAGACAGCACTTCACTAATTCCGACTATTACCAAATGGATGAGCGAACGGGAGCAAGCAATTGTTTTGCAGAGCGCTGTCCAAGCTTATCAAAAGAGGACCGGAGCTATGCCGGAGAAACCTGAGCAACTGACACAGCCATACCCGAACAATCTATTGCCGGGGCTTACGCCGGACATGCAGGAGGCATTCCCCCAAGTTGTCAGCAAGTTGAATGAGAGTGCGAAGGCAGGCAAACCGCAAGATATTAAACAAGTGCCTGAAGCGGGGGAGTCTGCGCAACAACCAGCCAAAGAACAAGTGACATCGGCTAATTCATCGCCTAAATCGTCGGCTGACCCATTGCGAGAACCGCTCCGTATCGTGATTGACACGGATAAGCATCAGTTGGCTCTTGTGAGCGGGAATTATATCATCCGCAGCTATCCAGTTGGCTTGGGGGGAGAGAAGACGCCGCAGGGTGAGTTTGTAATCAGCGAGAAAGTGCGTAATCCTAACGGGAAATCGAATGGAGAATTTGGCAGTCGGGGCATGACTTTGTCTGATACGTTATATGCTATTCATGGAACTAACAAACCGTCCAGTATCGGAAAGGATGAGTCGCATGGCTGTGTTCGCATGCAGCAGGCAGACGTCGAAGAACTCTTCAATATGGTTCCACACGAAACCAAAGTAACGATTGGCAAGGGGGTGCTGCCGCCAGATTCAGAGGGAGGCAGCAGTCCTGGAGCGGGTGGGCCAGGATCAGGTGCTGGAAGAGGAAAACCGGATCAATCCTTCAATCTTCCTCTGCAAACGAAGGAAGAAAACCCTGGGAAGAAGTACAAATGGCTTGACTAA
- a CDS encoding adenylate/guanylate cyclase domain-containing protein yields MGKKKWIQTLAAGLLLMLLSTYFYTVNSSGLFYFVEGPLQDSLRKSKSVDERQPEDRIKIVKIDEKSLKAIGKFPWDRSTYAQLIEKLEQSGAAAIGIDVVLAEPSKNPADDKALADVLAKYHNVIMPVQINYPSKQQEAGDLIPEKVDYPTPTLTTNRQQMAHINVFVDKDGKARKLPVGLPDENGTYIPAFSVALANLVLDEQNKVKRDDATGQWKQGSIILPTNERNQVTTEFFTLPRQKVDATTGYELLSFVDVMNSKKPLPLEGSIVLVGPFVTAMQDEYPTPISSVKMFGIEIHANMIQTLLESKYYKDASKPVGVGIILLVSLLALFLFERFRGKTALFIFLGMFIVYGGVWLLFYIAGSTFAPLVYPQFALVTIYIWSLVSHYLEERKERNRVTGIFGRFVSKTVVDELLQSGEDVKLGGSRKDISLIFVDIRGFTPMSEKLEPEQVIQVLNEYLDVCTKAIFKFNGTLDKFIGDGVMAMFGAPIEYENHPEMAVRAAIEMKSQADILEQKLIKNYGIGVKFGLGINSGPAVVGNIGSEDLRLDYTAIGDTVNLSARLESNAKPGQILISEQTYERVKHLFEIESIGEIKVKGKEKPVAVYEVIGNL; encoded by the coding sequence AAATTGTCAAGATTGATGAAAAGTCATTAAAAGCAATTGGGAAGTTTCCATGGGATCGATCGACCTATGCCCAATTAATTGAGAAGCTGGAACAATCCGGTGCCGCGGCGATCGGGATTGACGTTGTTTTGGCGGAACCTTCGAAAAACCCCGCAGACGATAAGGCGTTAGCCGATGTATTGGCTAAATATCACAATGTGATTATGCCTGTGCAAATTAATTATCCCTCAAAGCAGCAAGAAGCAGGTGATCTTATACCTGAGAAAGTCGACTATCCCACTCCCACTTTAACGACCAATAGACAGCAAATGGCGCATATTAATGTGTTTGTTGATAAGGATGGCAAAGCTCGGAAGCTGCCCGTTGGGTTGCCGGATGAGAATGGAACATACATACCTGCATTTAGTGTCGCGCTCGCCAACCTCGTGCTGGATGAACAGAACAAAGTTAAACGAGACGATGCAACAGGACAATGGAAGCAAGGCAGTATTATTTTGCCTACGAATGAACGAAATCAAGTAACCACGGAATTTTTCACCTTGCCAAGGCAGAAAGTGGATGCGACAACAGGCTATGAGCTGCTTTCTTTTGTTGATGTTATGAATAGCAAAAAGCCTCTGCCTTTGGAAGGAAGCATTGTACTGGTAGGTCCATTTGTTACAGCTATGCAAGATGAGTATCCGACACCAATTAGTTCTGTAAAAATGTTTGGGATTGAAATTCATGCGAATATGATTCAAACGTTGTTAGAGAGCAAATATTACAAAGATGCAAGCAAGCCGGTTGGCGTGGGGATTATTTTGCTTGTTTCTCTATTAGCCCTTTTCTTATTTGAGAGATTCAGAGGAAAGACCGCGCTCTTTATCTTCTTGGGAATGTTTATTGTTTACGGTGGCGTATGGCTTCTTTTCTATATTGCTGGCTCTACGTTCGCGCCGCTAGTTTATCCGCAATTTGCGCTGGTGACCATTTATATCTGGTCGTTGGTAAGCCATTATCTAGAGGAGCGCAAGGAACGCAACCGTGTGACAGGCATTTTCGGAAGATTCGTCTCCAAAACTGTCGTGGACGAACTTCTCCAGTCTGGTGAAGATGTGAAGCTGGGCGGAAGCCGTAAAGATATCTCGCTTATTTTCGTTGATATTCGAGGATTTACACCGATGTCTGAAAAGTTGGAGCCTGAGCAAGTGATCCAGGTGTTGAATGAGTATTTGGATGTCTGTACGAAAGCTATTTTCAAGTTCAATGGGACACTGGATAAGTTCATTGGTGATGGTGTTATGGCGATGTTTGGCGCGCCGATTGAATATGAGAATCATCCGGAGATGGCCGTTCGTGCGGCGATTGAAATGAAGTCGCAAGCTGATATTCTTGAGCAAAAATTGATCAAAAACTACGGCATTGGCGTGAAGTTTGGTCTTGGGATCAACAGCGGCCCTGCTGTAGTCGGGAATATCGGTTCGGAGGATTTGAGGCTTGATTACACGGCTATCGGGGATACCGTCAACTTGTCAGCGCGTTTGGAGTCGAATGCCAAACCAGGACAGATTCTAATTAGTGAACAAACGTATGAGCGAGTCAAGCACCTGTTCGAAATTGAATCCATAGGTGAGATCAAAGTCAAAGGAAAAGAAAAACCGGTTGCGGTCTATGAAGTTATCGGAAATCTGTAA